Below is a genomic region from Tepidiforma bonchosmolovskayae.
GAGTGACAAGCCGCCCGTCCCGCCCAAAATCAGGGTTTGCCCCGATCGTCCCCAAAGCCGCGGCCGTTCGCCCGCACCCGTGCGCCCCGCCTGTGTCATCATGGAGGGACACCCGCCGACGGAGGTCCCCATGCGCACCACAGACGACTGGATCGCCCGCCACGTCCCGGATACGCAGGAAGCCATCCGCCAGGCCCTCGAGATCCTCGACCGCTACGGCTACACCGCCGCCGACCTCGACTACCTCCTGTACGAAGGCCAGGTCACCGAGCACGATGCCGAACTCGAGGAGGCGATCGGTCTGCTTGCCCGCCTCCGCGAGGCCGGCATCAAAATCGGCTGAGCTCCCTTACTCGCCGCTCGCCGCCCGCCGGAGTTCCGCCAGGTTCTCGGCCACGCTCCTCTCCGCGTTGTAGACCGACGACCCGCACACCAGCACCGTGGCCCCTGCCCGCACACAGGCGGCCGCGTTGTGCGCTTTCACGCCGCCGTCGATTTCGATGTCCGCCCGAAAACCGCCTGCGTCCAGCCGCCGCCGGATCTGGGCCACCTTCTCCAGCTGCCGGAGAATCATCTGCTGGCCGCCCCAGCCCGGGTTGATCGTCATCACCATCACTTGGTCCACGTCCGGCAGCGACTCCTCGATCGCCGCCACCGGCGTCCCCGGGTTGATGCACACGCCCGCCTTCTTCCCCAGCCGGTGAATGGCGTCGATCGTCCGGTTGATGTGCGGCGACACCTCGATGTGCACGTTGATGATGTCCGCCGTGTCCGCAAACTGCTCGATCAGCCGCTCCGGCTCCACCGTCATCAGGTGGATATCGAACGGCAGCGAGGTCACCTTCCGCAGCGCCTCCACCACCAGCGCCCCAAACGTGATGTTCGGGACGAACCGCCCGTCCATCACGTCGAGGTGCAGCATGTCCGCCCCGCCTGCCTCGGCCGCCCGCACCTCGTCCGCCAGCCGCCCGAAGTCTGCCGTCAGGATCGACGGCGCCAGCTTTACCGTGACCATGCCGCCTATTCTACCCCCGGATCTGCAGGCCTTATACTCTCCCGCATAGGCGCCTGAACATTTATGACCGTTCGCATCGTCACCGATTCCACCTGCGACCTCCCCCCTGACCTGGTCGCCGCGCACGGCATCACCGTCGTGCCGCTCACCGTCATCTTCGGCGACGAGGCATTCGAGGACGGCGTCACCATCACCCCCGCCGAGTTCTACCAGCGGCTGCGCACCTCCTCCGTCCTTCCGCGCACCAGCCAGCCCCCGGTCGAGCGCTTCCAGCAGGCCTACCGCACCGCCGGCGCCGACGGCGCCGATATCGTCTCCATCCACATCTCCTCGAAGCTCTCCGGCACGCTCAACTCCGCGTCTGTCGCCCGCGAGACCCTGAAGCATGACCTCCACATCGACCTCATCGACTCCTACAACGTCAGCGTCGGTCTCGGCCTCATCGTCCTCGAAGCCGCCCGCGCAGCCGCGCAGGGAGCATCCCTCCCCGAGGTCGTCGCCGTCGCCCGCCGCGCCATGGACCGCGTCACCGTCCTTGTTGCCGTCGATACCCTCGAATATCTCCAGCGCGGCGGCCGCATCGGCCGCGCCCGCTCGCTCATCGGCTCGATCCTCAGCATCAAGCCCATCCTCACGGTCGACCAGGGCGAAGTCGCTCCCTTCGAACGCGTCCGCACCCGCGCCCGCGCCTGCGCACGCATCCTCGAGCTTGCCGCCGCCATGCCGCGCGCCAAAGAGCTCTTCATCGCCCACGGCGACCTCCCCGCCGAAGCCGCTGCCGCCGTCGACCAGCTCCGGCCCCGCCTGCCCCACACCGCCCTCCACACGGCCTACCTTGGGCCGGTCGTGGGCACCTACACCGGCCCCGCCGCCTTCGGCGTGGCCGCCCTCGAACGCGAATGACCGCCCCTCGCACCCTCGACCCCGCGCGTCTCCGCCGCGTCTTCGAACTCGAACGGCAGGGCGGCTGCAGGAACACCGCCGTGATCGGCGGCCTCGACCGCTTCCTCGTCCAGCTCGCCGAAGACGGCCTCCTCCGCGGCACCCCGCTCGCCGAGGCCGCGCGGCAGCTGCCGCCCGGCGGCTACCGCTCCCTCCCCCCGGACAAGCGCGAGCGCTGGGTCGATGCCGTCCTCGCTGCCCTTGCCGGCGGCGCCCCGCGCCTGCCATCCGCCGCGCCCAACGCCGTCCCTGCCCGCCAGCGCGCCGCCCGCCCCGCCGCCCCGCCCCCGCCGCCTCCGCCCCTCGGCCCCGCCTCCCCGCTCACCGACCTCCCAGGCGTGAGCCGCGCCGTCGCCGCACGCTTCGAAAAGCTCGGCGTCACGACCGTCGGCGACGCCGCATTCCTCTTCCCCCGCCGCTTCAACGACTACACCAACCTCCGCCGCATCGCCGACCTCGAGCCCTCGTCCGCGCTCCAGACCATCGTCGCCGACGTCCTCGAGGCCGCGGAGTTCAGGGCCCGCGGCCGCCTCCGCGGCACCCGCGCGCTCGTCTCCGACGGCTCTGCGGCCCTTCCCGTCATCTGGTGGAACGCGCCCTACGTCGCCCGCAACCTCAACGCTGGCGACCGCCTCGTCCTCGCCGGCCGCGTCCGCAGCTACCGCGGCCGTCTCCAGCTCGAGAACCCCGAGTTCGAAAAGCTCGAGCGCGCAGGCGATAGCTTCGCCCGCCTCGAGCCCGTCTACCCGGCCACCGCAGGCCTCGGCCAGAAGACCATCCGCGCCGTCGTCGCCCGCGCCGTCGATGCCGTCGCCGACAGGGTCGCCGACCCGGTGCCGGGCTGGCTGCGCGAACAGGAGCGCATCCCCGGCATCGCTGCCGCCATCCGCACCTACCACGCGCCGGCGAAACCCGAAGACGCCGAGCACGCGCGCCAGCGGCTCGCGCTCGGGGAGCTCCTCGCCGTCCAGTGCGCCGTCCTCCTCCGCCGCGCCGAATGGCAGCGCAGCGCCGACGCTCCCTGCCTCGACCTCGGCCCCCTCCGCGAGCCGTTCGTCCGCAGCCTCCCGTTCCCGCTGACCCGCGCCCAGCAGCGCGCCCTCGCCGAAATCGAACGCGACCTCCGCGGCCCCAGCCCCATGCTCCGCCTTCTCCAGGGCGACGTCGGCTCCGGGAAGACCGTGGTGGCGTTCGCGGCGATGCTCGCCGCCGTCGCTTCCGGGCACCAGGCCGCCCTCATGGCCCCTACCGAAATCCTCGCCGAGCAGCACTACCGCTCCCTCGCCCGCCTGCTCGGGAGCGGCGACCTCTCCGCCCTCGACGGCGTGTTCAGCCCGCCCTGGCTCGGCCGCAGCCTCCGCGTCCTCCTCGTCACCGGGTCGCTCACCCCGGCCCAGCGCGCCCAGGTCCGCGGCGATGCCGCCCACGGCGGCGCCGATATCGTCATCGGCACCCACGCCCTCATCGAGGACGACCTCCAGTTCCCCCGCCTCGGCCTCGCCATCGTCGATGAGCAGCATCGCTTCGGCGTCATGCAGCGGGCCCGCCTCCGCCAGAAGGGCCGCAACCCGCACCTCCTCGTCATGACCGCAACGCCGATCCCCCGCACCCTCGCCCTCACCGTCTACGGCGACCTCGAGGTCTCGACCCTCGACGAGCTCCCCCCCGGGCGCCAGCCCATCCGCACCCGCTGGTACCGCCCCGACGAACGCCCCGACGCCTACCGCTTCCTCCGCAAGCGCCTCGACGCCGGCGAACAGGTCTACGTCATCTGCCCCCTCGTCGAGGAATCGGAAACCCTCGACGTCCGCTCCGCAGAAGAGGAGTTCGAGTACCTCCGCAGCGGCCCGCTCGCGGGCTACGCCGTCGAACTCCTCCACGGCCGCATGTCCGCCCGCCAGAAGGACGATGTCATGACCCGCTTCGCCCGCAACGAGGCCCAGGTCCTCGTCTCCACCAGCGTCATCGAGGTCGGGATCGACGTCCCCAACGCCACGGTCATCGTCATCGAAGGCGCCGAACGGTTCGGGCTCAGCCAGCTCCACCAGTTCCGCGGACGGGTCGGCCGCGGTGAAAAGCAGAGCTATTGCCTTCTCTTCTCCAGCGAAGAAGACCCCGGTCCCGACGCCCGCGAACGTCTCAACGCCATGTGCGAAACCACCGACGGGTTCGCCATCGCAGAAGTCGACCTCCGCATGCGCGGCGAAGGCGAAACCTGGGGCCGCCTCCAGAGCGGCACCAATACCATGCTCCGCGTCGCCCGCCTTACCGACCGCGACATCCTCCTCCGCGCCCGCGAACTCGCCGCCCGCGTGCTCGAACGCGACCCCCGGCTCGAACACCCCGAGCACGCCGCCCTCGCTGCCGCTGTCCGGCCCTTCCTCGACCGTGCCGCCGAAGCCAACTGAGCCCCCGTCCGGTATGCTGCCCCGGATGCGCCGGCGGCTCACGAGCGGGGCAACGACGAACTGGCCGCTGCTGCTGACGCTCGCAGCCGCCGTAACCGCCTTCGCGCCTGCGCTCGCGTCTCCGTTCTGGCTCGACGACTACTTCTACCTCCTCGCCGCCCGCGAACTCTCCACCCCCGCGTACGTCCGCGCCGCCTTCACACCCTGGGGCAGCGAGCCGCTGCTTCCGTTCACCCGCGATTTCTGGCGGCCGCTCGCCTTTCTCTGGTTCGAACTGCTCCAGCCGCTTGCAGGCGGAAACCCGCTGCCCTATCACCTCCTCGTCCTCGCCGGCCATCTCGCGGCCGTCGTCCTCGTTTGGCTCGTCGCCGCCCGCATCGATGAGCGCCGCGCCGTCCGCACAATCGCCGCCGGCATCGTTGCCGTCTATCCCGGGACGTACCAGGCTGTTGCCTGGATCTCGTCGGTCAACAGCATCGCCCTCCCGCTCGCGCTCGGCGCCTGGCTCGCCTTCCTCCACGGCACGGACCGCCCGGGGGAGGTCCGCTGGCGGCCCGTCGCCCTCGCGGCCCTGCTCCTCGCCCTCGCCGTCATGACCCGCGAATCCGGCTGGGTCGCCCTTCCCGTCATCGCTGGCTGGCACCTCGCAGTCACCTGCCGGTGGCAGCTCCGGAGCCGCTCTGCCTGGCTGCCGCTCCTCCCCTTCGCCGCCCTCGCCGTCGCCTACGCCGTCATCCGCACCCGCGTGTTCACCGAGCCGCTCGCCAACCCTGAGATCTTCGACTGGGGCAGCCACGCCTGGCGCAACTACCGCACCCTCCTCGAACTCCTGCTTTTCCCCTTCCGTGAACGGCTGGAAGGCCTTCAGGGCTGGCGGAAGCTGCTCCAGGAACTCTCAGTCCCGGTCATCCCCCTGCTCGCCGTCGCCTGCGCCCTGCTCGGCCGCTGGCGGCCGGCGGTGCTCCTCGCCGGGGGGCTCATCTCCCTCCTCGCCGTCGCCCCGAACCTCCTCGGCATCGGCCCCCGCTACCTCTACTTCACCGTGCCGTGGGTCGCCCTCGGGCTCGCCATCGTCGCAGCCGACCTCCTCGCGCTCCTGCCCCTCCGCCTCCGCCCCGCTGCGCCAGCAGTCGGCATCCTGCTCCTCGGCTTGACCACCTACGCAACGTTCGACCGCGTCGACGAGTGGACCGCCTGGGGGCCCGGCCAGCAGCAGCAGTGGGTCGACGCCCTCCGCGCCGAATACCCTGCGCTCCCGCCCGGCGCGACCGTCTACTGCACGGGCAACGTCCCCGGCTGGCTCACCCTCTTCGACGGGGTCAATCTCGCCCCTGCGGTCCGCTGGTACTACCCGGAAGCCGCCGGCGCTGTCTACCTCCCGTCCGGCATTCGCCCCGAACTCGGCCCCGCAGACGTCCTCTTCGTCGCGCCCTGACGCCGGCGGCCCCTATACTCGCCGGGTGCCCCGCACCGAACGCGGCTACCGCTGCTCCTCCTGCGGCTGGACGACCGTCGCCTACGTCGGCCGCTGCCCCGGCTGCCAGGCCTGGAACACCCTCGAGCCGTTCGCCGAAGCCCCCCGGGGGACCGCTGCCTCCCGGCGCCCCGGCGCCGCTGCACCGGCCGCCTCGCTCGTGCGCCTCGGCGACGTTGAAGGCGATACCGCCGAACGCCACGCCACCGCAATCCCCGAATTCGACCGCGTGCTCGGCGGCGGCATCGTCCCCGGCTCGCTCATCCTCGTCGGCGGCGACCCCGGCATCGGCAAGTCCACCCTCATGCTCCAGGCCGCCGCCAGCCTCGCCCGGGGCGGCCTCCGCGTGGCCTGCATCTGCGGCGAAGAGTCGCCCCGCCAGGTCCGCATGCGCGCCGAACGCCTCGGCGTCGCCGATGCTCCCGTCGACCTCATCGCCGACCCCTCCCTCGATGCCGCCCTTGCCGCGGCCGAGTCCGCCGGCGTCGACGTCCTCGTCGTCGATTCCATCCAGTCCGTCACCGTCGAAGGGCTCGAATCCCGCGCCGGCGGCCCCGCCCAGCTCGCCGAAGCCGGCGCGCGCCTGCTCGCCTTCGCCAAGGGGACCGGCACCGCCACGCTCGTCACCGGCCACGTGACCAAGGGCGGCGAGGTCGCCGGCCCAAAGCTCCTCGAGCACCTCGTCGACGTCGTCCTCTACTTCGAGTCCGCCGAAGGCGGCGTCCTCCGCCTCCTCCGCGCCGTCAAGAACCGCTTCGGTGCCACCGACGAGCTCGGACTCTTCG
It encodes:
- the rpe gene encoding ribulose-phosphate 3-epimerase yields the protein MVTVKLAPSILTADFGRLADEVRAAEAGGADMLHLDVMDGRFVPNITFGALVVEALRKVTSLPFDIHLMTVEPERLIEQFADTADIINVHIEVSPHINRTIDAIHRLGKKAGVCINPGTPVAAIEESLPDVDQVMVMTINPGWGGQQMILRQLEKVAQIRRRLDAGGFRADIEIDGGVKAHNAAACVRAGATVLVCGSSVYNAERSVAENLAELRRAASGE
- a CDS encoding DegV family protein codes for the protein MTVRIVTDSTCDLPPDLVAAHGITVVPLTVIFGDEAFEDGVTITPAEFYQRLRTSSVLPRTSQPPVERFQQAYRTAGADGADIVSIHISSKLSGTLNSASVARETLKHDLHIDLIDSYNVSVGLGLIVLEAARAAAQGASLPEVVAVARRAMDRVTVLVAVDTLEYLQRGGRIGRARSLIGSILSIKPILTVDQGEVAPFERVRTRARACARILELAAAMPRAKELFIAHGDLPAEAAAAVDQLRPRLPHTALHTAYLGPVVGTYTGPAAFGVAALERE
- the radA gene encoding DNA repair protein RadA; amino-acid sequence: MPRTERGYRCSSCGWTTVAYVGRCPGCQAWNTLEPFAEAPRGTAASRRPGAAAPAASLVRLGDVEGDTAERHATAIPEFDRVLGGGIVPGSLILVGGDPGIGKSTLMLQAAASLARGGLRVACICGEESPRQVRMRAERLGVADAPVDLIADPSLDAALAAAESAGVDVLVVDSIQSVTVEGLESRAGGPAQLAEAGARLLAFAKGTGTATLVTGHVTKGGEVAGPKLLEHLVDVVLYFESAEGGVLRLLRAVKNRFGATDELGLFEMTGAGLQSVENASAAFLAPHAPGASGCAITAVIEGSRPLAVEVQALAVPSALAAPRRIAAGIEPARLHLLLAVLARRGGIPAGALDIVASVSGGLRLRDTSADLAICLALASAIHDRPLPAGTAFLGELALSGAVRPVHQANRRLAELARLGLRGAVVPAGTAAVEGLQLTRVASLADALERVGLSGLPVRAVPHHDALQQPQRGEQADQ
- the recG gene encoding ATP-dependent DNA helicase RecG, whose product is MTAPRTLDPARLRRVFELERQGGCRNTAVIGGLDRFLVQLAEDGLLRGTPLAEAARQLPPGGYRSLPPDKRERWVDAVLAALAGGAPRLPSAAPNAVPARQRAARPAAPPPPPPPLGPASPLTDLPGVSRAVAARFEKLGVTTVGDAAFLFPRRFNDYTNLRRIADLEPSSALQTIVADVLEAAEFRARGRLRGTRALVSDGSAALPVIWWNAPYVARNLNAGDRLVLAGRVRSYRGRLQLENPEFEKLERAGDSFARLEPVYPATAGLGQKTIRAVVARAVDAVADRVADPVPGWLREQERIPGIAAAIRTYHAPAKPEDAEHARQRLALGELLAVQCAVLLRRAEWQRSADAPCLDLGPLREPFVRSLPFPLTRAQQRALAEIERDLRGPSPMLRLLQGDVGSGKTVVAFAAMLAAVASGHQAALMAPTEILAEQHYRSLARLLGSGDLSALDGVFSPPWLGRSLRVLLVTGSLTPAQRAQVRGDAAHGGADIVIGTHALIEDDLQFPRLGLAIVDEQHRFGVMQRARLRQKGRNPHLLVMTATPIPRTLALTVYGDLEVSTLDELPPGRQPIRTRWYRPDERPDAYRFLRKRLDAGEQVYVICPLVEESETLDVRSAEEEFEYLRSGPLAGYAVELLHGRMSARQKDDVMTRFARNEAQVLVSTSVIEVGIDVPNATVIVIEGAERFGLSQLHQFRGRVGRGEKQSYCLLFSSEEDPGPDARERLNAMCETTDGFAIAEVDLRMRGEGETWGRLQSGTNTMLRVARLTDRDILLRARELAARVLERDPRLEHPEHAALAAAVRPFLDRAAEAN